In a single window of the Megalobrama amblycephala isolate DHTTF-2021 linkage group LG3, ASM1881202v1, whole genome shotgun sequence genome:
- the LOC125264348 gene encoding uncharacterized protein LOC125264348, with translation MDSSLPLNRSTLIHHGPPKRYRLHTERKVLDDHGKVRKWTYGIKDTSKRKKIVLLVGETGAGKTTLINTMVNYLLGVKFEDELWYEITEEAARDQSESQTSEITMYEVCPVENPVSLTIIDTPGYGDTRGLEKDLEVASNLSTLFQNNDGVREIDAVCFVIQASKNRLSDRQHYIISSVLSLFGKDIVSNIVFLITHSDGLPPKNVLGAINKARIPCRRDNSGQPVYFLFNNRQDEAHHSETRYVRAQRAAWEDSMEETKHFLQHLDEKNRKSLELTSDVLIERIILEASMCNLQLRTEEKELKKAEKLQIQKAIMENKEKIEERKNFTIKFRKTIKEKVPIESTSWKSRKATICTVCEENCHEIDCWWVSDPSKCEVMKNGYCTVCTGKCHHSKHVKDGTKYVIKKSSMMIEFDDFRKEYEKAQEQLKRFLSIMDHLDKDLKELEDQKFILLFNAYKTIKHLSQIALKPDSAFTLQHLDFFIPKLREAGKKDWVQELEELRRNAEAEEANKDALSYLQAGLSNWNISLVGK, from the exons ATGGATTCCAG TCTTCCactaaacagatcaactctgattCATCATGGTCCTCCAAAACGATATCGTCTACATACAGAGAGAAAAGTTCTTGATGATCATGGAAAAGTCAGAAAATGGACTTATGGGATAAAAGACACCAGTAAACGAAAGAAAATTGTGCTGTTGGTGGGAGAGACCGGCGCTGGCAAGACGACTCTCATCAACACCATGGTCAACTACTTACTGGGAGTGAAGTTTGAAGATGAACTATGGTATGAAATCACAGAAGAAGCAGCCAGAGACCAATCAGAATCACAAACATCTGAAATCACCATGTATGAGGTCTGTCCTGTAGAGAATCCTGTATCTCTCACCATCATCGATACTCCAGGATACGGAGACACTAGAGGATTGGAAAAAGATCTGGAAGTTGCTTCAAACTTATCCACTCTGTTTCAGAACAATGATGGAGTTCGTGAGATTGAtgctgtgtgttttgtgattcAAGCGTCTAAGAATCGTCTCTCAGACAGACAGCATTACATTATCAGTTCAGTTCTGTCTTTGTTTGGAAAAGACATTGTGagcaacattgtgtttttaatcaCACACTCTGATGGTCTGCCACCCAAAAACGTCCTCGGCGCCATTAATAAAGCCAGAATCCCCTGCAGACGAGACAACAGCGGCCAACCTGTTTATTTCTTATTCAACAACCGGCAGGATGAAGCCCACCACAGTGAGACACGTTACGTTCGTGCACAAAGAGCTGCTTGGGAAGACAGCATGGAAGAGACCAAGCATTTCCTTCAGCATCTGGATGAAAAGAACAGAAAAAGTTTAGAGTTGACTTCAGATGTCCTGATCGAGCGCATTATATTAGAAGCGTCCATGTGCAACTTACAGCTGCGAACTGAAGAGAAAGAGCTGAAAAAGGCTGAAAAACTTCAGATTCAGAAGGCAATAATGGAAAACAAGGAAAAGATTGAGGAACGTAAAAACTTCACCATTAAATTCAGAAAGACTATCAAAGAGAAGGTGCCAATTGAAAGCACATCATGGAAGAGCAGGAAGGCGACGATCTGCACCGTCTGTGAGGAAAACTGCCATGAGATTGACTGCTGGTGGGTTTCTGATCCCAGCAAATGTGAAGTCATGAAAAACGGATACTGCACCGTGTGTACAGGGAAGTGTCACCACAGCAAACACGTTAAAGATGGCACAAAATATGTCATCAAAAAGTCAAGCATGATGATAGAATTTGATGATTTTAGAAAGGAATATGAAAAAGCTCAAGAACAGTTAAAGAGGTTTTTGTCTATAATGGATCATCTTGACAAAGATCTGAAGGAGCTTGAGGACCAAAAATTCATTCTTCTGTTCAATGCCTACAAGACCATCAAGCATCTGTCTCAGATCGCATTAAAGCCAGACTCAGCCTTCACTCTTCAGCATCTGGACTTCTTCATCCCCAAATTGAGGGAGGCTGGGAAGAAAGACTGGGTCCAGGAGCTGGAGGAATTAAGGAGAAACGCAGAAGCTGAAGAAGCAAATAAAGACGCTCTGAGTTACCTTCAAGCAGGTCTGTCAAACTGGAACATTTCTTTGGTGGGCAAGTGA
- the LOC125263972 gene encoding apolipoprotein L3-like, with protein sequence MSLGSIRFSARSTVETVIKILNSSYEALPETFSEDLRQLVTDTLQMDPKNRPSVSEILTRPFIIKHLHKMSLQTTEELYKTLDALRKLADGLETVHFNTTVSSLTGGVVGLAGGITSVVGVVLAPFTLGAPLIVTGVGIGVAVAGEVTAGVSNIIKMVKQCLNRQKIKMMITEFQEKIMSTICCIQNIQIAMETLESVFPMKRRPCSNPHARAKTELGQSLRVIPEIFRLHEVAKVRKVASQAEKAVRVAEAATRILSALFVAVDVFFVFLDSREIHNIRRDCALKESQRETKSTSKQTTFSTDQTSEHKDTTNLLPAEQELKSETMKFVTKIKETTEKLQVILDTLRDALHPN encoded by the exons ATGAGCTTGGGTAGCATTAGG TTTTCAGCAAGAAGCACAGTTGAGACAGTTATAAAGATACTCAACAGCTCCTATGAAGCTCTGCCCGAGACCTTCTCTGAGGACCTTCGTCAGCTGGTAACAGACACACTTCAGATGGATCCAAAGAACCGGCCGTCTGTTAGTGAGATCTTGACCAGGcctttcattattaaacacctCCATAAAATG agCTTACAAACGACTGAAGAGCTTTATAAGACTCTAGATGCACTGAGAAAGCTGGCCGACGGTTTGGAGACGGTCCACTTCAACACAACCGTCAGCAGCCTCACAGGAGGTGTAGTAGGATTGGCTGGAGGAATCACATCTGTGGTTGGAGTTGTTCTCGCTCCGTTCACTCTTGGAGCGCCTCTGATAGTAACAGGAGTGGGAATCGGTGTAGCAGTAGCTGGTGAAGTAACAGCTGGTGTGAGCAACATAATAAAGATGGTTAAGCAGTGCTTAAACCgccaaaaaatcaaaatgatgaTAACAGAGTTCCAAGAAAAAATTATGTCCACAATTTGCTGCATCCAAAACATCCAAATTGCAATGGAAACTCTAGAAAGTGTGTTTCCCATGAAGAGAAGGCCATGTTCCAATCCACATGCTAGGGCTAAAACTGAACTTGGACAAAGCCTGAGAGTAATTCCAGAGATATTCCGTTTACATGAAGTTGCAAAGGTTAGGAAAGTTGCATCTCAGGCTGAGAAAGCCGTTCGAGTGGCTGAAGCAGCTACAAGGATTTTATCTGCACTTTTTGTTGCGGTTGATGTCTTCTTTGTTTTTCTCGACTCAAGAGAAATCCACAACATCCGTCGTGATTGCGCTTTAAAAGAGAGTCAACGAGAAACAAAATCCACCAGCAAACAAACCACTTTTTCAACTGACCAGACATCAGAGCACAAAGACACAACCAATCTGCTACCCGCAGAGCAAGAGCTGAAGTCTGAGACCATGAAATTTGTGACAAAAATAAAGGAGACTACAGAGAAGCTTCAGGTGATTCTAGATACACTACGAGATGCATTGCACCCAAACTGA